In Falco cherrug isolate bFalChe1 chromosome 19, bFalChe1.pri, whole genome shotgun sequence, the genomic stretch GATATATGTGTGTTTACAGCATCCAGAGTGGATGAACACAagggggaaaatgaaaagaatagTATTAGAAGTTCTCATTATCTCAATGAGTTTGCATTGGGAAGTCCTATACCTATTTTCATTTGTGTGAACCAGTTTGGAGATGAACGACCTACCTGCCCGCACACGACTTTCACATACCTGAGGCCAGAGAGTCCACTTTCCTAGacatgggttttgttttgctctggaaATCCTCTCCCTcatttctgttctccaggctttCTTCTGCAGGTTCCTTAGACATTCCAGAATCCTTCCCTTCAGGCTGAGGACTTGATTCTTGCTGAACAAGGCTTGCAGTCAGCTCTGgagaatctttatttttataaaatttgttttcacacaCCTGCAAATCAATGTATAGGCATATAGTTACAGGTGTGGTGTACCAGCCCAAACCTAACATCTCGGCCTTTGCTTCCCAAGCGTTCCTTGGCCCTAACAAAGGCTTCAGTTTGGCAATATGTTTGCATTTAAGAAAGCTGAATCTTTTATATTCTTATGAACAGGCACAGTTCTTTTCACATAGTGGCCACGCAAGCAtcttccacttaaaaaaagCCTAGTCTTAAACTCAAAAGAACATAAAACACACTATTATTTAGCACAGCAAGGAGGGGCAGCAGGAAGTGAGCACGAGATAGAGAGGGGAAGGCCAGGTAGTGTGGTCAGGGCTCCAAATTGGGAGACACCACTGGTCACCTTTTGATTTAACTTGCTTCCTCAGCACATTATTTCGGAGACATGAGACCCAAGGCTGGGCAGATCATCACAACGTGGGGACCCTCAGCGGGACTCCTTTCACTCACCACTCCAGTGACTTGGCCTATCAACTAACCTTACTACTACAATGGCTGCAGGtcctccttttgcttttctttagctTGAGATCGCTACTCCCTTCATGGCAGGAACATGAACATTCCTTCATCCCATCTACCCACTCGACCTCCTGGAAACAGACATACTGCAGCTGACAAACGTGCATGTACACAAAGACAACAGTCAGGGGAATGTTTACCCCAGAGGGAGCCAGGAAGGGCTGAGTGGCGCTCTGCGTACACCCGGAGAAGTAAAGCAATTATGCTGCTGGCAAGAAAAGCACAATGGAAACATTTCAATCCCCTTTCTTCAAATCCTTCTGTTGTCATGCCTCTTGATAAGACACATTTACCCTCACGGGCATGCATTTGTTCAGAGTCCAGACATGTGGACTAATGAGATACCTCAGGCCCACCTTGTCATTGTTCTGGCCTCCGATCTCCTTCCGCTTCTTATTTTTCGAGGCTGCATGCATCTTGGGGGGTTCATCCTCCTCTTCTACATCTGGCAAAGACACCTCTTCAAACCCATCGAActacaaaaaaaggaaacacacaAAACCTGCTCTTATCATGACAGCTCTTCAGCAGACCAGACTTTGTTTTCCCCATGAATTTCTGAATACTGAGCATAGTTCCAGGACAAGACAAGTTCAATTATGTTAGAAGAGACataaatgctgtaaaaaaaaaaaatctgaaaactcTGCTTCAGTCCACCAACAGTTATCTAACTGTGCTGCTTCCCTCTCTCTGGAAATGCAGCCTCAATCAGAGTTCTTCAAGTTCCAACATGTctagtatttctgcttttatcttTCCTGGTCTTGGGGAAAAGATTGCTCCACCTCATACTCCTTCTCTTCTGTCCAGTTGATCTCCTCAAAGTCTCCCATGCGACTGGCTGAGGGACGCAAGTGATCAAAGAAAATGGAGAACTCATCCTGCAAGTGGTCATGTCCTTTCAACAGCTGCCACATTTGGGTCTTCAGCTGAAAGAGAGAAATCCAGAGAAAATGAGTGTTTCATTCCATGTTGTCACGTTCTTCTCAGAAGgatttctgaaagcaagtgGAACATCAAGGCTTATCAAACCTCCAATATGGAAGTTTATGCTTGCATTGGTACTATTTCATGAGTATTTTGAGATCATTCCACATCCAGCTATCAAATTACCATGGAAATATCCCTCCAAAGTTCTAGGCAGGCTCTGTGAGAGGCACTAAGGTAAAATTTCACCTGCAAGACGGTAAAAGCAAGGTGGAGGTAGGAGAGAGGAGGCACACAGGTCAGTTAAATGTAAAGCCTCTTGAAGAGACAGCTTCGATTTTCTACCATGCCCCACAGAGGGACATAGCACACCTGATAAACTCCTGGGTCTCAGAGCAGCCCGTGGGAACAGTGAAGCAGGCCAGCTAATTGCATTCCCAGGGTTTTTGCGGGAAAGGAGATACCTGAATGCCCAATTACCTCTGCAATCTCCTGGGGAAGGCagtctgcacagctctgcagaacttTGATGATCTTTTGATGGTGGGCAGgattttcagcaaaacaaatctCCAGCTGCCTGAGGAACTTCCGgcttttttcaaatgcttgctGCTCTTCAAACtgaccaaaagaaaaagattcacCCCTCACATTCAAGAACATATTTCCAAGCATCTCTAGCTGGCTTCAGCAAACTATAAAATGCCtgtcttgctttttgttttccatttgtattGATGCCCGCTGCAAAACTGGGAAGAGGCTGACGAAGAGAAATAAGACTTTGTACAATCAATACTTAAGTGAGCTATAGAGTTTTGCTTGAACCACTTGCACATAAGGTAAGAGAATCCAGAAAGAAAGTAACAGGTGAAAACCTCTGTCTCACAAAGTGGAAGGCTGATCTGAGAGAGACTTGCAGTACCTGCACACCGTCTCTGCAGTCAGGTTCTATGACCTAACTGGGAAAGGCCAGTCCTCCACAGTAACACTTCGTACGAGActtaaaacaaacacttttcaATTCTGATTAATAAAACAGCAAGGTAAGCAAATGATTTACCAGCTGTTTACCTTCCTTGCCCTAGAAAGAATTCCTTATTCTTTCACTCCCACACAAGCCTGCTTAAAATTTGCTCTCCTTCTCTAATTCTACCTACCAATCCACACTCCAAAGCTTGTTCTGGtaagagaaaggcagcaaaatctGTGAGCAACTGTGGCCAGTCATGCAATAGTTTCTGTAAAGTGGAATAGAGATCCACAGCTGTTCGCTTGTCCGTGCTGATCTCAAACTCATAGATAACGCGAAGAAAGTCTTCGTACTTCCCAGGAACATGCTGCAAGGCTTCACGCACCTGGAAAGAGCAAGACACTTTCACACGACTACATAacatccaggaagaaagcaagtTAATTTAGTAATCTTTGATCTCTTGCTACTCAGAATTTACACAGTGCTTCCAGTTTTGTTGAGCCAACCAAGTCTCCTCCTTTAAGATATATTTGAACTGCTCACAAGAGAGAGTGGAACAAAATCCAagactgaaattctgaaattagGAGGCCAGTGTTGTGGACtgactgcagccagcagctaagcgCCCCCACGGCCACACATTCCCTGCCTCCCCAGAACAGgacaggggagggaagaggaaaagcaaaagcaagaaaactcataggtcaagataaagacagcttaGCAAGTCAAGAACCGCCATTTGGGGTGCTAGGAAGAATGATAACTCGATCCTGACCAGATCCAGCACACCCAGTTAGAACTGGCAGTTATGCGGCTCAGGCATGAACAGAGTTAAGAGGACTCAAAGTATCCGATGTTCCTGCTTCTGGGTTACAAGCCAATCTGGCTTACCCTGGTTAGATAGGCTTGTGCAAATGCCAGATCTTTCTGTTCCCGCAGGGGATCTCTCTCTAGGATGTCTTCATCATACAAGAGGAGCAGTTTAGATGTATCTTTGCTAGCACGAGCCCGTCCCCTCTTATTCCTGGTTCTGTGGGAgctcctgctcttcccaggggctttcatgttttctcctgtgaagaaacacaaagcaagtTGTACAGGTGCTTTTCATACATTCCCTGGGCTGGCAGACAACTACTCTTCTAGACCGATAttgcaacagaaaagcaagttttcagAGCTAGTGATGAGTTAGCTGCTTACGCTCTcctgtaataataaaataaaaaaaaaaaaaaaagcgtgtGAGCAATCTGCTTCTCGTGAGTCAGGCTGGCTAACGTATTTTAAATTGGCTGTTTATAGCATCTGATGGGAAAAATCTCTGGATACAGCAACAAACCCATTCTGTTTCTCAGCTAACAATCTACTAAGAACTAATAGATACGTCTACTGCATACCAGGGGCAAAGAAGTCGCGGTGGGTGAACAGAGATACAGTATAAGCATGAGAGCTGGCTGTTAACACTTGCAAATTATTCTTTTAGCTTATTATTTACACAAAGAGAGTTAACATCATAGATAAGTAACTGGTGTCATGTAATATGGAATGTAATAGTGTACCAAGAGTTGCTACATCAAGATTTTTATGTCTTTAGGTTAGGAATCTGTTGGTCTAACGGGCTGAGGTCCACCTCCTCAAGGTGCACTGCTCAAGTTCATCTACTTGCTAGATCCTGTTAAggtattattttgtttcatttatttttcccccaacatGACCTTGTAACACAAAATTCAATTTGGCAAAAATTTGACTATTTAATATTGTTCTTATATAGGTGTTGAGGATTAACTGACACAAACCACAAATGTTAGACCTGCAAATTTTCGAAGCATAAATGCATTACGATGGACTAAAGACACTCTCTTCACATGCACAAGGGCCTCTGGTAAGAACTGTTTTTACAGAATTGTGACTGTGTTGCAAAATTTGACTTCCAGAGGGACAGCTTAGTGATGCTCAGATACGCTAAGTGAAATTAAACCCAGATAGTTTTCCCCATTGTTCTGCTTCTAACGCAGAGAGCAGCTCTATTTCCCCTTGCCTTCTATCGAAAGAAACGCACGGAACTTACCTGCTGGGATTCTGTGGGCTTCCACCTGCGGGGCAGTCTTTGTCAACGTGAAGGCAGATTTAGGTTCCTCTGATATATCTCCACATATTTCATCATCTTTCTGTGAACTCTCtattccttccccttcctcctcctcctcttcctcaggctCAGAGTTGTCTTCCTGGGAATTCTCTTCTTCAGAATCTCCTTCTTGGCTTAAACGTCTCTCTGTTGCAAGccaagtaagtttttccattgTCTCCTTagaaagcaacaacaaaaaaagtcacattGTTTTCATCTagtgtttgttttcatgtcATTCAGTAACTAGCTCGCTCCATTGTAATTCTAACAGCCAATTTCACAGACTGACATCTGACCAACTAGAGGATTCCACTGAAGGGACAGAATTCAGTAATAACCAGAACAGCCTATTTTTGTAtcacacacaaaattaaatttcagaatCTGCCACTTACAAAAGCCTTAAGTTAGACGGAACTCCTTAATGATCATCAGGCTTAGAGCAACTGTGacctggaaaataattttccctttaAGTACTTCTTATTATAGGACAGCCTCCGTTGAGGAAGTCCTTACAACTGAGCAGAATTTAGAACTGTGTATTTGCATGATATTCCCTTAGCTTGGCCTTAAAAAATCTTCCCAGAAAAAACGGTGTCCaatttctctgcaaaacagcacaATACTGTGCTACTGTATAGTTAACAGTCCAGCTTTTCAACTGGATCCAAAATGCGATTTGCCCTGACTCCACTAGGGTGTTTCAGACATTTGGCATTAGcaagattttttaaagttttgtttgcttttaccTGAAGTTCTGGCACTGAAAGAATAGATTCTTCTGAGGCTGATGACATTTCTTCATCCTCATCTTGTGTAAAATCATCAAAatcatcttcttcctcttcttcttgtccttctctttctcctgcagCTTCAGGGCCAGCTGGTGTCCCAACAGACTGGCCATCAATACTGGACGAATCCTCTGGTCTTCCTAGCGGACTACTAAATTCAGCCTCAACATCTGCTGCGTAAGAAAGATTCTTTGGAGACTCACTGCTTACTTGTGGTCCAGCAACAACACCTGCATCCATCTGCTGTTCACCATGGGGAGTCGACTGCAAAGCCCGTCGttcttcttctcccttctcctcacACAAAGCGTGCTGCTccttcttaatttctttcaggTCATCTGAACATGAACATTCAGCCTCCATGTTCAGCTCCTGACCAAGATCCAGCATGAATTCCTCCTTCACTTCAGCGCATAAGAGATCCCTCTTCTGTACTGGATTCACTTCCTTGGTAGCATCATTGGACTCTTCGGGCTCGATTTTCACCGTTTCATCTGGATCTTCTAAATGAGGCAAAAGGTCCACAGACAAGGGCTCTGAGACATTCTCGTCTCCTTCCACCACTGTCCAGCTACAGCAGTCGCTCTTATTTACCTCTTCCTGACTGCTGTTATTTGAAGTGGAAGGATTTGTACCACACTCCTCCTTGGGGGAGACAGCGGAGCATGAAACGTACAGCTCCGGGGGCTCTGCCTTGGGCTCCACCGTGGGATAGGTACTTTTGTTCTTTCCAGCCAGGCAGGAAGGAACCAGATTCAGCTGTTCTTCGTTTTCACCAACAGATGATGCAGAAAGACCAACAGGGTTAGGAGAGACAATCAACGAAGGGATTGAAGAAGTCACTAGAGGCTGATTTAATGGACATGGGAAAGTGGATGGATTTACCAATAAGGTTGTAACTGGAATAGCCTGAGTGCCTCTACCAACTGTTGTATTTATGGGCTGAATCATATTGCAACCGTTGCCTATATTAACCACTTTCACGGTGGTAGCGGGTACAGTAAGGATCACAGGAGATGGCTGAATCAAAGCCGAAGCCTTTATCAGTGGGGCAGattttgtcccttttttcttttggtatcCCTTACGAACACAAGGTTTGCGTATTTTTGCTCCGGCCAAAGCTGGCAACATCACTTTTGGCTGAAAAGTTACTGGATTTGAGGACACTAGAGCTGGTGGTACCGCAGCTGAGAAAGCTTGTCTGGAGTCTGAATGTGAAGTGGAGAGCACATTCTGGAATTCCAAGCCATCCCCGCTTCCTACCACTGCTGGAACATTTAAAGGCTGCACTCCCGGCACAGTCTGCATAACCGTAGCCGGCTGGATCAGCCGAGGAATCTGAACCATAACTTTGCTGGGAGGAGCTTCTGACTGGGACAACTTCACAGTTTTCTGGATGTTAATAGCGTTGGAACTGGGCTGCAGGCAAGGACTCGGTCGAATGAGAACAGGCTTCAAAGCTGAAGACCTCTGCCTCCTCCATGCTCTCCTAGAGAATCGATTGGCAAGAGGCTTTAGGGTCAGTACTAGTCCCTTTGGCATGAGTAGAGGGTATTTTTCATCACGTTCTGTGTCTGCAGTGTCCTTTCCTGTCCCCAAAAAGACAGATTCTGCATCAGGTGAACCTGGCATCTCCCTGGCATCTTCCGCTAATTGCTTCAGTTCCCTCTGAATGGAGGGCAAGCTTGCCTACAGGGAACAAGAGTTTATTAGTCCAGTCCATAGGCTATTTCTCTATTACAGCCTCCaaacagcaccacagaaggCGACACACACCATCTTGCTTCTAAAAGTGAAGTATTTACTTTCTACTGCtgtatattaatttatatttgccGTATATTACTTCATATTCATGAGTTTACTCCGAAGCCTTCAAAAGAATCTGAGAGCCAGAAAGACACAACAGAACCGAATTGCTTTGTAAAGGTTCCCTTAATAAATACAAGATTTCGTGGGAAGGAAGCTTCACTGTAACAGTGAAATACAACGGGCAATTAGAGAACTGGATTTCATGGCATCTGGCTCCAATTCTTTCCTCAGATACAGTCCTAGACTGACTCGCAGGCATGGTCACTATACCTGCAActtaaaaacccccaccccaaacccccagatTCCTTCTCTTCTCTTAGAGGGTGAGGTTTTTAAGGGGGAAGAACACACCCTCTTCTCATGGCTGTAATACAGTGACTGACTGGTAAAGATGGCAACACTGCTAACCGTAAGGCAAGGGTCAGACTACGTTGATTAACAAATTCACAAAGCCAAATAAAACCAACACATCAAACCAGAAACGTTAGAAATACACCCATGTAGCAAAACGAGGATGTGAGACCAAATGCTGGATGTCCCTGGTAAGTTCAATCACGTACTGCAGCTGGGCAGACAAGCACCAAGAGCAGTGTGTAATGCTTGTAATGCTTGCACTTGCCAagtgctgctggctttgctaTGTTTACTAGCTAGACTTGGGGTAACACAGGCTCCCATGCAATATGATCAGACTACCTTTTGACATCAGAGCTGCAGGCTTATCAAACAACTCACTGTGGACCTAGaggctgcaaagaaaaagaaagaaaccaaaacccaaacaaagaaacctgaaagaaaaccaaccaacaagAAACCAGCAACCACCACCCTGTGCTGGATGAGTAATAGCAGAAAGTACCTTTAGCCAAAAAGGCAGGCGATGTTCTTCTCTCTCCACAGGTGGCTTCCACTCATTAGGTTGGATTTCCTCACAGCACTTGAACAGAATGGGcagctgttttgtctttttgtagTACTGTGTGGAGAGAACACAAGACAAGATGACTGTGGTCAGATCACCTGTCCAGTAactgctgggatgcaggataAGGAATGTGCTCTGTAAAAGTGTTCATGTCAATAAAGCGACTCTCATCACTACTATTTTAATAAGGTACTACccacagaaacattaaaaaaaaaaaaaaaaggctgaacaAGAGCTCACTGCCATCTTGGTTTCTCTCAAAAGCAAGCACGAAGTTATAGCAGATGTGCAGGCGTACTTGCTTTAAGTGTTTCTGGTTCTTACTCTTTCTTCAGCAGTGGCCATTAGCTTATGTGATGGGGTATTTGGCCAGCTGGACCTTCACCCTGACTGCAGACAGCACTTTTGTTTAAGCTTCGCTACTTGAAGTTTATTTGTATGAGTTTGTCAGGATTACTGAAGCCACAGTTGTACTAGGACTGCCTGCAAGTGCTGGGCTCTAAAGAGTCAAAATAGTAACATAAGTACTCACAAAGTACAGAGGACAAGGTCTTTTTGAAGAAATTCTCATTGCTAAGGATgacagacattttattttaagaaagtgtcagcacacacacaaaaaggtcCTTGGAACAAACAGCACATCTCCTCTTGTGCAACAAACGCCAACCAGACACACAAATATGAAGAACACCAAACCATAATCTGAACGCGTCACTTACTCTGATGATATTATCAGGGGCTCGATTCATATTGAGATTCTTGATTCGTACTGTAAGCTGGTGGGCAGTTTTTGTTGGCAAGAGATACTTGCTGATCAAAGGCTTTGGAAACTCTGTCCCTTCAAAATGTTTCAGACCTAAAGCTAATAAACTGAAGAATGAAGAAACAAGGAgacggggggggtggggcggggtggggggggaagacaGTAAGTCCTTTAGACAGTACAGCAGATTGCTATTTGGATGTGCTGTTGCACAATACACAGACATCCCAGAATCTGCGTCCTAGAAATTCTCCTTAACAAAGGAGTCTTgtttatatgcattttattcAATAATTCTAACACCTACTTGTCCTCTGCCTTGGTGAAGATAATCTTGTCCCGGGGAGGGTTTGCTTTCAAGGCACATATTGGCAGTAACTCTGGATACATAAAGACTCTCCTTGTTGCCAAAATCCATGCTACTTGCTTTGGCAAACATGGAAATTCATTGGCTGTGAAAAGAATTAACAGAtatgaaaatgaacaaacaatGTTTTTTCACAACCAACTTCTCAAAAGCACTGTTTCTTTTACTCTCTTCACTGCATCAAGAGAGAGATTTTCTCCCTGGTTTTTAGAATTTGCgtatttcctgtgttttgccCATTAAGTTTATATCAGCAAAAGGTACAATTACGTGCCccttccatcttttcttttgctctgtatGAGAAAGCACCTGTAAAAAGCTCTGTTTATTTCAAGGTTCTGCCATCCTCTAGGtagcagaaaaatcacaaaccAAACTATTTGGAAGACACAGgttggagctttttttttttttcactagcaT encodes the following:
- the LOC102056417 gene encoding GON-4-like protein isoform X6 — translated: MGLLLQRSACLHHFHKLGKTPKLYTEVEMNSQRDPYLTENQSAVPESPVRSSSQLAVRSPTMVKPLKNIRAEEQDGEDIERRKRRRKATKRKREGKSQEEEGSLSCDIKLDDTLDRTLEDGAKQHNLTVVNVRNILHEVITNEHVVAMMKAAISETEDIPLFEPKMTRSKLKEVVEKGVVIPTWNLSPIKKANEVKPPQFVDIPLEEDDSSDEEYQPDDEDEDETAEESLLESDVESTASSPRGAKRSRTRRSSDEEGGTLCEMEKVTTSVVRHISAEVVPMGPPPPPKPKQNKDSTFMEKLHAVDEELASSPVCMDSYQSLEDSLIAFRTRSKRPLKDVPLGQLEAELRAPDITPDMYDPNTADDEEWKRWLGGLMNDDVENEDEADDDDDPEYNFLEDLDEPDTEDFRNDRAVRITKKEVNELMEELFETFQDEMGFSNMEDEGPEDEDNVTESRPNFNTPQALRFEEPLANLLNEQHRTVKEQLEQLRMKKSSIKPPQEIEKSKPQNEKPLQSLVLDSVQRKRLQQQMQQHVQLLTQIHLLASSNPALSSEAGTTRMFLSELGNFARSSTLLRLSFNPKFQTMFQPCNLKGALQLIEDFHAQVQVDWSPRKAVKKSANEFPCLPKQVAWILATRRVFMYPELLPICALKANPPRDKIIFTKAEDNLLALGLKHFEGTEFPKPLISKYLLPTKTAHQLTVRIKNLNMNRAPDNIIRYYKKTKQLPILFKCCEEIQPNEWKPPVEREEHRLPFWLKASLPSIQRELKQLAEDAREMPGSPDAESVFLGTGKDTADTERDEKYPLLMPKGLVLTLKPLANRFSRRAWRRQRSSALKPVLIRPSPCLQPSSNAINIQKTVKLSQSEAPPSKVMVQIPRLIQPATVMQTVPGVQPLNVPAVVGSGDGLEFQNVLSTSHSDSRQAFSAAVPPALVSSNPVTFQPKVMLPALAGAKIRKPCVRKGYQKKKGTKSAPLIKASALIQPSPVILTVPATTVKVVNIGNGCNMIQPINTTVGRGTQAIPVTTLLVNPSTFPCPLNQPLVTSSIPSLIVSPNPVGLSASSVGENEEQLNLVPSCLAGKNKSTYPTVEPKAEPPELYVSCSAVSPKEECGTNPSTSNNSSQEEVNKSDCCSWTVVEGDENVSEPLSVDLLPHLEDPDETVKIEPEESNDATKEVNPVQKRDLLCAEVKEEFMLDLGQELNMEAECSCSDDLKEIKKEQHALCEEKGEEERRALQSTPHGEQQMDAGVVAGPQVSSESPKNLSYAADVEAEFSSPLGRPEDSSSIDGQSVGTPAGPEAAGEREGQEEEEEDDFDDFTQDEDEEMSSASEESILSVPELQETMEKLTWLATERRLSQEGDSEEENSQEDNSEPEEEEEEEGEGIESSQKDDEICGDISEEPKSAFTLTKTAPQVEAHRIPAGENMKAPGKSRSSHRTRNKRGRARASKDTSKLLLLYDEDILERDPLREQKDLAFAQAYLTRVREALQHVPGKYEDFLRVIYEFEISTDKRTAVDLYSTLQKLLHDWPQLLTDFAAFLLPEQALECGLFEEQQAFEKSRKFLRQLEICFAENPAHHQKIIKVLQSCADCLPQEIAELKTQMWQLLKGHDHLQDEFSIFFDHLRPSASRMGDFEEINWTEEKEYEFDGFEEVSLPDVEEEDEPPKMHAASKNKKRKEIGGQNNDKEVEWVDGMKECSCSCHEGSSDLKLKKSKRRTCSHCSSKVCENKFYKNKDSPELTASLVQQESSPQPEGKDSGMSKEPAEESLENRNEGEDFQSKTKPMSRKVDSLASAGSHLEGKIVSSRHASSEKAALPDSQVQEAGVGAVVNAAQDSDSSATGPRWTHLQKPTLKLPQETKDCPCTAGGEGLSQQQPGNAAVSAGPSRDLLSSRSAAVKGLTGPSSSSGRSLCQTEGLHSDSSDKLPVFGHASKSGMKDFEGPPLPLEGKPEAKQGWITPGRKPTLGKSCSSQSPDNCMLETDDMGCTGNFLENRLKSNANNCFQVHQHSEQLEYGVVTASLGQKEEEQQQQRITEATVCAKNSKVSSTGEKVVLWTREADRVILTTCQEKGAHLETFHAISQKLGNKTASEVSHRFRELMRLFHTSCDGSSEDEEDATSTSNTDQLSDKDLLLSEEEPDD